The following are encoded in a window of Dehalococcoidia bacterium genomic DNA:
- a CDS encoding zinc-ribbon domain containing protein has protein sequence MVYQDKTIVCVDCGESFVFSADDQQFHASRGYQDPKRCPNCRQARRQAMGGGPARPMYDAVCARCGAKTQVPFLPRQDRPVYCSDCFNKVRPAPRRGF, from the coding sequence GTGGTTTACCAGGACAAGACCATAGTCTGTGTCGACTGCGGGGAGTCGTTCGTCTTCTCCGCAGACGACCAGCAGTTTCACGCCAGCCGCGGCTACCAGGACCCCAAGCGGTGCCCCAACTGTCGCCAGGCTCGACGCCAGGCGATGGGCGGCGGCCCCGCCCGGCCCATGTACGACGCGGTCTGCGCGCGCTGCGGTGCCAAGACGCAGGTCCCCTTCCTGCCCCGGCAGGACCGGCCTGTCTACTGCAGCGACTGTTTCAACAAGGTACGTCCCGCCCCTCGCCGCGGCTTCTAA
- a CDS encoding alpha/beta fold hydrolase gives MPTVDVGGLELHYREAGSGTPVLLVHGFTGNSRNWALTVPVLRSRYRVISPDLPGHGLSGRPTDPAAYTLEAMAEAVSALMDRLGLEGCHLVGHSMGGMIAQVIALSRPQRLRSLVLVDTSAEPPEGLRTRERARLVELAREQGMEAVWEAQLAMNPMADQLRAQPEFLQTWREQFLMTSREAYIYCAQAMAQRRPLLDDLSRLELPVLIICGENDEPFVGPSQRMHERIAGSELALIPRCGHTPQIERPDEFNAILLRFLQRVDGVAAK, from the coding sequence ATGCCCACCGTAGACGTGGGTGGTCTCGAGCTGCATTACCGGGAGGCAGGCAGCGGCACTCCGGTGCTGCTGGTCCACGGCTTTACCGGCAACTCGCGTAACTGGGCGCTGACGGTGCCCGTGCTGAGATCTCGCTACCGTGTCATCTCCCCCGACCTGCCCGGCCACGGCCTCTCGGGCCGGCCCACTGACCCCGCTGCCTACACCCTGGAGGCGATGGCCGAGGCCGTCAGCGCGCTGATGGACCGGCTGGGCCTGGAGGGCTGTCACCTGGTGGGCCACTCCATGGGCGGCATGATCGCCCAGGTCATCGCCCTCTCGCGGCCGCAGCGGCTGCGCTCCCTGGTGCTGGTGGACACCTCGGCCGAGCCTCCCGAAGGCCTGCGAACTCGCGAGCGGGCGCGACTGGTGGAGCTGGCCCGCGAGCAGGGCATGGAGGCGGTGTGGGAGGCCCAGCTGGCCATGAACCCCATGGCCGACCAGCTCCGAGCCCAGCCCGAGTTCCTGCAGACGTGGCGCGAGCAGTTCCTGATGACCTCTCGGGAGGCCTACATCTACTGTGCCCAGGCCATGGCCCAGCGCCGGCCGCTGCTGGACGACCTGTCGCGCCTCGAGCTGCCAGTGCTCATCATCTGCGGCGAGAACGACGAGCCGTTCGTGGGGCCATCGCAGCGGATGCACGAGCGCATCGCCGGCAGCGAGCTGGCCCTGATACCCCGTTGCGGTCATACGCCTCAGATAGAGCGGCCGGATGAATTCAATGCCATCCTGCTGCGTTTCCTGCAACGGGTGGATGGGGTGGCCGCCAAATAG
- a CDS encoding FAD-binding oxidoreductase: protein MGDKMDVSGQTLVKRPPAVLTARIVGRRDLTGDLMLLWLEVPSSFNFRPGQYITIGRDGIERPYSIVSAPHELPRVELFIELVPQGKLTPRLWRLGPGDEVTMRPRAKGLFTFEPGYPNQLMVATVTGIAPFVSIIRDYLHRGERGHRFYVLQGASYCDEFGYDSELRELASRHPDLLTYVPTVSRPQEERNAGWQGETGRVNTIVEKYIETFGLRPEDTIVYACGHSGMIQDVKARLLPKGWRVKEEHFD from the coding sequence ATGGGTGACAAGATGGACGTTTCTGGCCAGACGCTGGTGAAGCGGCCGCCGGCGGTGCTCACTGCTCGCATCGTGGGCCGCCGCGACCTGACCGGCGACCTGATGCTCCTCTGGCTGGAGGTGCCTTCCTCCTTCAACTTCCGCCCAGGCCAGTACATCACCATCGGCCGCGACGGCATCGAGCGCCCCTACTCCATCGTGTCGGCGCCCCACGAACTGCCGAGGGTGGAGCTGTTCATCGAGCTGGTGCCACAAGGGAAGCTGACGCCACGGCTGTGGCGCCTGGGGCCGGGGGACGAAGTGACCATGCGGCCGCGGGCCAAGGGGCTGTTCACCTTCGAGCCGGGCTATCCGAACCAGCTCATGGTGGCCACCGTCACCGGCATCGCCCCCTTCGTCTCCATCATCCGCGACTATCTGCACCGCGGGGAGAGGGGCCATCGCTTCTACGTGCTGCAGGGCGCCAGCTACTGCGACGAGTTCGGCTACGATTCCGAGCTGCGGGAGCTGGCCAGCCGTCATCCCGACCTGCTGACCTACGTGCCCACCGTGAGCCGACCTCAGGAGGAGCGCAACGCCGGCTGGCAGGGCGAGACGGGACGGGTCAACACCATCGTCGAAAAATACATCGAAACCTTCGGCCTGCGCCCCGAGGACACCATCGTCTACGCCTGCGGCCACTCGGGCATGATCCAGGACGTGAAGGCCAGGCTCCTCCCCAAGGGCTGGCGAGTCAAGGAGGAGCACTTCGACTGA
- a CDS encoding MaoC family dehydratase N-terminal domain-containing protein: MPQNFDLEEVRRRFVGMETPPTRGRYPVEHDPIRRHCQMVEDTNPLFLDPEYASRTRWGSVICPPSGWLALYFASLGPWPPAFEPLVPVVPAPGKRIINMSQEVEWFDVIRVGDRLSVRRRIVDIFQKPIGIDPEAVWVVSELIISNQEDKVVCVVRNTHLFHRTPEEVAAARQEAQP; encoded by the coding sequence ATGCCCCAGAATTTCGACCTGGAAGAGGTCAGGCGGCGTTTCGTGGGTATGGAGACGCCGCCCACCAGGGGCCGCTATCCGGTAGAGCACGACCCCATCCGCCGCCACTGCCAGATGGTGGAGGACACGAACCCCCTTTTCCTCGACCCCGAGTATGCCAGCCGCACCCGCTGGGGCAGCGTCATCTGTCCGCCCTCGGGCTGGCTCGCCCTCTACTTCGCCAGCCTCGGGCCGTGGCCGCCGGCTTTCGAGCCCCTCGTCCCGGTGGTTCCTGCCCCGGGCAAGCGCATCATCAACATGTCGCAGGAGGTGGAGTGGTTCGACGTCATCAGGGTGGGGGACCGCCTGTCGGTGCGGCGGCGCATCGTCGACATCTTCCAGAAGCCCATCGGCATCGACCCGGAGGCGGTATGGGTGGTGAGCGAGCTGATCATTAGCAATCAAGAGGACAAGGTGGTATGCGTGGTCCGCAACACCCACCTGTTCCACCGCACGCCGGAGGAGGTGGCGGCGGCGCGGCAGGAGGCACAGCCGTGA
- a CDS encoding MaoC family dehydratase N-terminal domain-containing protein: MKRPQRYWEDVQVGEELPGFSLEINLRRVFQQVSGTQDWYPLHFDPQFARRAGHPDIFMNTGFLQAALVRVITDWMGDEGFLKKLYFEMRRQQRPGDVMTCKGRVVDKYVRDGLPLVECEVWAENEREGVTTPGRAWVVLPMREGA; the protein is encoded by the coding sequence GTGAAACGTCCTCAGCGGTACTGGGAGGACGTGCAGGTGGGGGAGGAGCTGCCGGGCTTCTCGCTGGAGATCAACCTGCGCCGCGTCTTCCAGCAGGTGAGCGGTACCCAGGACTGGTATCCCCTCCACTTCGATCCCCAGTTCGCCCGCCGCGCCGGCCACCCCGATATCTTCATGAATACGGGCTTCCTGCAGGCTGCGCTGGTGCGGGTCATCACCGACTGGATGGGGGACGAGGGGTTCCTGAAGAAGCTCTACTTCGAGATGAGGCGGCAGCAGCGCCCGGGCGACGTCATGACCTGCAAGGGGCGGGTGGTGGACAAATACGTCCGCGACGGCCTGCCTCTGGTGGAGTGCGAGGTTTGGGCCGAGAACGAGCGCGAAGGCGTGACCACCCCCGGCCGCGCCTGGGTGGTGCTGCCCATGCGAGAGGGCGCCTAG
- a CDS encoding patatin-like phospholipase family protein — translation MDGIVLVLGAGGIRGWAHVGVLKALHEARVPIAGIVGASAGALIGPMYAAHRDVDAMLDVALSADTASLTAWFLEGLRIAPDARGFGRLLWHAYGRLSFRELAVPFAAAVLDVATCRRYLVTEGNVGRAVEASIRSPVICPPVWIEGRPLVDGGLHDTVPVGLARRLFGNGRPLVAVTVAEFFRLPAPLRPLSARLGRRLQSLGVDPASRLGQVAFMARLLSLEPPRRPPADLVIRPDLRGIGAFVPLGMARAVRKGEEAARAALPAIRRLLGEG, via the coding sequence ATGGACGGCATCGTGCTGGTCCTGGGGGCAGGCGGCATTCGCGGCTGGGCGCACGTGGGCGTTCTCAAGGCCCTGCACGAGGCCCGGGTGCCCATCGCCGGCATCGTAGGGGCCAGCGCCGGTGCCCTCATCGGTCCCATGTATGCTGCCCACCGCGACGTGGATGCCATGCTGGACGTGGCCCTCTCGGCCGATACCGCCTCGCTGACCGCCTGGTTCCTGGAAGGGCTGCGCATTGCGCCCGACGCCCGGGGATTCGGGCGCCTGCTCTGGCACGCCTACGGTCGCCTGTCCTTTCGCGAGCTCGCAGTCCCCTTCGCCGCCGCCGTGCTGGACGTGGCCACCTGCCGCCGTTACCTGGTGACGGAGGGCAACGTGGGCAGAGCGGTGGAGGCCAGCATCCGCTCGCCGGTCATCTGCCCGCCGGTATGGATAGAAGGTCGGCCCCTAGTCGACGGCGGCCTGCACGACACGGTGCCGGTGGGACTGGCACGGAGGCTGTTCGGGAATGGCCGTCCCCTAGTCGCCGTCACGGTGGCGGAGTTCTTTCGCCTGCCAGCGCCGCTGCGACCCCTCTCGGCTCGGCTCGGACGGAGGTTACAGTCGCTGGGCGTAGACCCGGCCTCGCGGCTGGGCCAGGTGGCCTTCATGGCCCGTCTTCTGTCGCTGGAGCCGCCTCGACGCCCGCCTGCCGACCTGGTGATCCGCCCCGACCTGCGGGGTATCGGTGCCTTCGTGCCCCTGGGTATGGCCAGGGCAGTGCGCAAGGGAGAGGAAGCAGCGCGGGCCGCCCTGCCTGCTATCCGCCGCCTGCTGGGGGAGGGCTAG
- a CDS encoding class I SAM-dependent methyltransferase encodes MATRRGHKWFAAFYDRLMARAEATFLRSVRADVAGGARGLVLEIGCGTGANFPYYRQGARVVATEPDPYMLARARRRVQQLGRPIALVQAVAEDLPFPDRTFDAAVATLALCSLDDPRRALAEVRRVLRPGGELRFYEHVRYPDGPLALLQDVVTPLWSWFGAGCHPNRNAPRLLQEAGLELVRLEWSRPLPPLPPMCIARLHVLGVARAP; translated from the coding sequence ATGGCGACTCGACGCGGCCATAAGTGGTTCGCCGCCTTCTACGACCGCCTCATGGCCCGGGCAGAGGCCACATTCCTGCGGTCGGTCCGGGCCGACGTGGCCGGCGGCGCCCGCGGGCTGGTGCTCGAGATCGGCTGCGGCACCGGCGCCAACTTCCCCTATTACCGCCAGGGGGCCCGCGTAGTGGCCACCGAGCCTGACCCGTATATGCTGGCGCGGGCGCGAAGGCGCGTGCAGCAGCTCGGGAGGCCCATCGCCCTGGTGCAGGCCGTCGCCGAAGACCTCCCTTTCCCCGACCGCACCTTCGACGCAGCCGTGGCTACCCTCGCGCTTTGCTCCCTGGACGACCCACGCCGCGCCCTGGCCGAGGTGCGCAGGGTGCTGCGCCCCGGAGGCGAGCTGCGCTTTTACGAACACGTTCGCTACCCCGACGGGCCGCTGGCATTGCTGCAGGACGTCGTGACGCCTCTCTGGAGCTGGTTCGGCGCCGGCTGCCATCCGAACCGCAATGCCCCCCGGCTACTGCAGGAGGCGGGGCTGGAGCTGGTGCGGCTGGAGTGGAGCAGGCCCCTGCCACCCCTCCCGCCCATGTGCATCGCCCGCCTCCACGTGCTGGGCGTGGCGCGCGCGCCCTGA
- a CDS encoding MATE family efflux transporter has product MSTEAAEAIPTRPLPTLDEKRLGWSVVHLAWPVVVQQLAYSLVQLVDTYLVGHLGEDALAGLRLGGQVYWLCLAGMGAVGAGTIAVVARAVGAREMQRADATVRTALTMAALWGLVLALGLWSLGEWALGMMGAEPEARRLGAEYLRASAIGMVFWSLLYAVNSALQAAGDTRVPMLIGICVNAVNAVAAFLLINGPGPFPRLEVAGAGAGFSIAALVGALLGLGVLLSGRRTLRWRPFDGPPLDPREARRILWVGVPTGLEQAQFNIAFMLYTRIVASMGTTAVAAHGVTLAIQGLAFNAGFGISVATSALVGQGLGARRPDLSERATYLAARYALAVTTLVAVVLAVFGRQITSAFVAGEGADEVVDLGGKLMLIFALAMPGLGINLAFGGALRGAGDTRWVLAIVAFCNWVVRLVPAYLLAIVAGLGVPGAWVGAVLDLNSRALLLWLRFRRGHWKHIRV; this is encoded by the coding sequence GTGTCCACCGAGGCTGCCGAAGCTATTCCCACCCGGCCCCTGCCCACTCTGGACGAGAAGCGCCTGGGCTGGTCCGTCGTCCACCTGGCCTGGCCGGTGGTGGTGCAGCAGCTGGCCTATTCCCTGGTGCAGTTGGTGGACACCTACCTGGTGGGGCACCTGGGCGAGGACGCGCTGGCCGGCCTGCGCCTGGGCGGACAGGTCTACTGGCTATGCCTGGCCGGCATGGGCGCGGTGGGGGCGGGGACCATCGCTGTGGTAGCCAGGGCGGTGGGCGCCCGCGAGATGCAGCGGGCCGATGCCACCGTCCGCACGGCGCTGACCATGGCTGCCCTGTGGGGCCTCGTCCTGGCGCTGGGCCTGTGGTCCCTGGGGGAGTGGGCTCTCGGCATGATGGGGGCCGAGCCCGAGGCTCGGCGCCTGGGCGCGGAATATCTGCGGGCCAGCGCCATCGGTATGGTCTTCTGGTCGTTGCTGTACGCCGTCAACTCGGCGTTGCAGGCCGCAGGCGACACCCGGGTTCCGATGCTGATCGGCATATGCGTCAATGCCGTCAACGCGGTGGCGGCCTTCCTGCTCATCAACGGCCCCGGCCCGTTTCCCCGGCTGGAGGTGGCAGGCGCTGGCGCCGGATTCAGCATCGCCGCCCTGGTGGGAGCGCTTCTGGGCCTGGGTGTGCTGCTATCGGGGCGGCGCACGTTGCGCTGGCGCCCCTTCGACGGTCCGCCCCTGGACCCCCGGGAGGCGCGGCGCATCCTGTGGGTGGGAGTGCCGACGGGGCTGGAGCAGGCCCAGTTCAACATCGCCTTCATGCTCTACACCCGCATCGTGGCCAGCATGGGGACCACGGCGGTGGCGGCTCACGGCGTGACCCTGGCCATCCAGGGCCTGGCCTTCAACGCCGGCTTCGGCATCAGCGTGGCCACCAGCGCCCTGGTGGGACAGGGTCTGGGCGCGAGGCGCCCTGACCTGTCGGAGCGGGCCACCTATCTGGCTGCCCGCTACGCCCTGGCCGTCACCACTCTGGTGGCGGTGGTGCTGGCGGTGTTCGGTCGCCAGATAACCAGCGCCTTCGTGGCCGGCGAGGGTGCCGACGAGGTGGTGGACTTGGGCGGCAAGCTGATGCTCATCTTCGCTCTGGCCATGCCCGGGCTGGGCATCAACCTGGCCTTCGGAGGCGCCCTGCGCGGCGCCGGAGACACACGCTGGGTGCTGGCCATCGTCGCCTTCTGCAACTGGGTGGTGAGGCTGGTGCCCGCCTATCTGCTGGCCATAGTCGCCGGTCTGGGGGTGCCGGGGGCGTGGGTGGGGGCGGTACTGGACCTGAACAGCCGTGCCCTCCTCCTCTGGCTCCGCTTCCGGCGGGGGCACTGGAAGCATATCCGCGTCTGA
- a CDS encoding glutaredoxin has product MARVIVYTLTNCPTSEKAIAALRERGVDFEERRVDENPQWWEEALQYAVTVPIIIWGEGDVEIGWEGEHG; this is encoded by the coding sequence ATGGCGCGCGTTATCGTTTACACCCTCACCAACTGTCCCACCAGCGAGAAAGCCATCGCCGCTCTCCGCGAAAGGGGGGTGGACTTCGAGGAGCGACGGGTCGACGAGAACCCCCAGTGGTGGGAGGAGGCCCTCCAGTATGCCGTCACCGTTCCCATCATCATCTGGGGCGAGGGCGACGTGGAGATAGGATGGGAGGGGGAGCACGGCTGA